Proteins from a single region of Sphaerochaeta globosa str. Buddy:
- a CDS encoding class II glutamine amidotransferase yields the protein MDKLSMVDAFFHARGVHTMDGYHQQMPLEGEVRIPSGCAISGIIDRSGKRFSARDAITSISVMHDRSNGLGGGFAGYGIYPEYKDYTALHIFYYSSEAKRACEDFLEEHFDLINLSKIPTKKHPAITDVPLIWRYFVTALPTKLSFSQLDEDEYTARCVIRINREIEGAYVFSSGKDMGVFKAVGYPEDVGEFYMLDEYEGYSWTVHGRYPTNTPGWWGGSHPFSLLSYSVVHNGEISSYDANRRYIEMYGYACTLQTDTEVITYMIDYLHRRMGLTLEEVSHVLAAPFWSTIERKDEKERAEYTYLRNTFASMLITGPFSIILGFKNGLMALNDRLKLRSLVAAEKGSRVYLASEEAAIRVIEPNPDRLWYPSGGKAVIVTLDSVQEGEEHGYQLPVSAL from the coding sequence ATGGATAAGCTATCGATGGTGGACGCCTTTTTTCATGCCCGGGGAGTACACACCATGGACGGCTATCATCAGCAAATGCCTTTGGAAGGAGAGGTCCGCATTCCCAGTGGATGCGCAATCAGCGGCATCATCGACCGCAGCGGCAAGCGCTTCTCGGCGCGGGATGCCATCACCTCCATTTCGGTCATGCACGACAGAAGCAATGGACTGGGAGGAGGATTTGCAGGTTACGGAATCTATCCTGAGTACAAGGACTATACCGCCTTGCACATTTTCTATTACTCCAGTGAAGCAAAACGGGCATGCGAGGATTTTCTGGAAGAACACTTCGACTTGATCAACCTCTCCAAGATTCCCACCAAGAAGCACCCTGCCATTACCGATGTCCCCCTCATCTGGCGATATTTTGTTACAGCGCTTCCAACCAAGCTCTCCTTCAGCCAGTTGGACGAGGATGAATATACCGCCCGGTGTGTCATCCGTATCAATCGCGAGATCGAGGGGGCTTATGTATTCAGTTCGGGCAAGGACATGGGAGTCTTCAAAGCCGTAGGGTATCCCGAGGATGTGGGTGAGTTCTACATGCTCGATGAATACGAAGGATATAGCTGGACCGTTCACGGCCGCTACCCCACCAACACTCCTGGTTGGTGGGGTGGCAGCCACCCCTTCAGCCTGCTGTCCTACAGCGTGGTCCATAATGGGGAGATTTCCAGCTACGATGCAAACCGCCGCTATATAGAGATGTACGGCTATGCCTGTACGCTTCAGACCGATACTGAAGTCATCACCTACATGATCGATTACCTGCACCGCAGGATGGGCCTCACCCTTGAGGAGGTCTCCCACGTTCTGGCAGCCCCCTTCTGGTCGACGATCGAACGCAAGGATGAGAAGGAGCGAGCGGAGTACACATACCTGCGCAATACCTTTGCCAGCATGCTCATCACCGGCCCCTTCTCGATTATCCTCGGGTTTAAGAATGGTCTGATGGCACTCAACGACCGACTTAAATTGCGTAGCTTGGTGGCCGCCGAAAAAGGCAGCCGGGTCTATCTGGCCAGCGAAGAGGCAGCGATTCGGGTCATAGAACCCAATCCCGACCGCCTTTGGTACCCCAGTGGGGGAAAAGCGGTCATCGTCACCTTGGACAGCGTACAAGAAGGAGAAGAGCATGGGTATCAACTACCTGTATCCGCCCTTTGA
- a CDS encoding 4Fe-4S dicluster domain-containing protein, producing the protein MKRIYVNEMWCLGCHLCEYYCAYANSGIKDMVKALKDKQIRSRITVEQKGTISFAVNCRHCTEPLCVKSCIAGAITSKDGVIVIDQSRCVLCYSCIMACPYGALMPSTEGVMQKCELCTTNSQEQPACIQGCPNKAIVFEER; encoded by the coding sequence ATGAAACGCATCTATGTCAATGAAATGTGGTGCCTCGGCTGTCATCTGTGCGAGTACTACTGTGCCTATGCCAACTCGGGTATCAAGGACATGGTCAAGGCGCTGAAGGACAAACAAATCAGGTCGCGCATCACCGTCGAGCAGAAGGGAACCATCAGTTTTGCCGTCAACTGCCGCCATTGCACCGAGCCGCTTTGTGTAAAGAGTTGCATCGCAGGAGCTATTACCAGCAAGGACGGGGTGATTGTCATCGACCAGAGTCGCTGCGTCCTCTGCTATTCCTGCATCATGGCGTGCCCCTACGGAGCCTTGATGCCCAGCACCGAGGGAGTCATGCAGAAGTGCGAGCTCTGCACCACCAATTCCCAAGAGCAGCCGGCCTGCATCCAAGGGTGCCCGAACAAGGCCATCGTCTTTGAGGAGCGTTGA
- a CDS encoding glutamate synthase, whose product MTSLTAGFMEYEALNKAIRAIEDDQITLEQVQGQRYIGSALSDKELFIKGTAGNALGCFLDGGTITVHGNGQDATGDTMNEGKIIIHGSCGDGTGYAMRGGCIYIRDSSGYRSGIHMKAYQQKQPLLIIGDRAGSFLGEYQAGGTIIVLGRNQEGKPPVGYFCGTGMHGGIMYLRCDTLPVSLPPQVASRDATADDKEILSSLLDEYCTIFSFDKQQLLDSHFFVLQANSATPYRMLYTHV is encoded by the coding sequence ATGACAAGCCTTACGGCAGGTTTTATGGAATACGAAGCCCTGAACAAAGCTATCAGGGCCATTGAGGACGACCAAATCACCCTCGAACAGGTACAAGGGCAGCGCTATATCGGTTCTGCTCTTTCGGATAAGGAGCTGTTCATCAAGGGAACGGCAGGCAACGCTCTTGGATGCTTCCTCGATGGGGGGACCATTACCGTCCACGGCAACGGCCAGGATGCCACCGGCGATACCATGAATGAGGGGAAAATCATCATTCATGGATCGTGCGGCGACGGAACGGGGTATGCGATGCGCGGAGGCTGCATCTATATCCGAGACAGTTCGGGCTATCGCTCGGGCATTCATATGAAAGCATACCAGCAGAAGCAGCCGCTTCTCATCATCGGCGACCGAGCCGGAAGCTTTTTAGGTGAGTATCAGGCAGGTGGAACGATTATTGTGCTCGGGCGCAATCAGGAGGGCAAACCTCCGGTGGGATATTTCTGTGGGACGGGCATGCACGGTGGAATAATGTATCTGCGCTGTGATACACTTCCGGTGAGCTTGCCGCCACAGGTTGCCTCACGGGATGCAACAGCGGATGACAAAGAGATTCTGAGCAGTCTCCTCGATGAATATTGCACGATTTTTTCCTTTGACAAGCAGCAGTTGCTTGATTCACATTTCTTTGTGCTGCAGGCAAACTCTGCTACACCCTATCGGATGCTATACACCCATGTTTGA
- a CDS encoding glutamate synthase-related protein: MGINYLYPPFEIIRNQDRCITCRVCERQCANLVHHYDAEKGRMTADESLCVNCHRCVSLCPTRALKIVKTDHTFKENANWKTEVIEDIYRQAQTGGVLLASMGTPKDYPVYWDKMLINASQVTNPSIDPLREPMETRTYLGKKNSKIERDSEGRIITNTTGQLKMDIPIMFSAMSYGSISYNAHKSLAIAASELGTFYNTGEGGLHKDFYHYGKHTIVQVASGRFGVHPDYLNAGAAIEIKMGQGAKPGIGGHLPGSKIGEDISATRMIPLYADAISPAPHHDIYSIEDLRQLVYALKEATRYTKPIIVKVAAVHNISAIASGIARSGADIIAIDGFRGGTGAAPLRIRDNVGIPIELALASVDQRLRQEGIRGNVSLVVGGSIRSSSDVIKAIALGADAVYIATSALVALGCHLCRTCHSGKCNWGIATQNPELVKRLNPDVGSQHLVNLITAWNHEIKEMMGGMGINSIEALRGNRLMLRGIGLNETELKILGISHAGQ; encoded by the coding sequence ATGGGTATCAACTACCTGTATCCGCCCTTTGAGATTATCCGCAACCAGGACAGGTGCATCACCTGTCGGGTTTGCGAGCGGCAGTGTGCCAATCTGGTACATCACTACGACGCAGAAAAGGGACGCATGACAGCCGATGAATCACTGTGTGTGAACTGTCATCGCTGTGTCTCGTTGTGCCCCACCCGCGCCCTGAAGATTGTGAAGACCGACCATACCTTCAAGGAGAATGCCAACTGGAAGACCGAGGTGATCGAGGACATCTACCGCCAAGCCCAAACCGGCGGGGTTCTGCTCGCATCCATGGGGACTCCCAAGGATTATCCGGTGTATTGGGACAAGATGCTGATCAATGCCAGCCAAGTGACAAACCCTTCCATCGACCCGCTTCGCGAGCCAATGGAAACTCGGACCTATTTGGGAAAGAAGAACTCAAAAATTGAGAGGGACAGTGAGGGCCGTATCATCACCAATACAACCGGCCAACTGAAAATGGACATCCCGATCATGTTCAGCGCCATGTCCTACGGCTCAATCTCGTACAATGCCCACAAGAGTCTGGCCATTGCCGCCTCCGAACTTGGCACCTTCTACAACACCGGAGAGGGGGGCTTGCACAAGGACTTCTATCACTATGGCAAGCATACCATCGTCCAGGTTGCCTCCGGGCGATTCGGGGTGCATCCCGACTACCTGAATGCTGGTGCAGCCATCGAGATTAAAATGGGACAAGGGGCGAAACCGGGTATCGGAGGCCACTTGCCCGGATCGAAAATCGGGGAGGATATCTCTGCCACACGCATGATCCCCCTCTATGCTGATGCAATCAGCCCTGCCCCCCACCACGACATCTACTCCATCGAGGACCTCAGGCAGCTTGTCTATGCCCTCAAGGAGGCGACCCGTTATACCAAACCGATTATCGTAAAGGTAGCGGCGGTACACAACATTTCCGCCATCGCCAGCGGTATTGCCAGAAGCGGTGCAGACATCATTGCCATCGACGGGTTCCGTGGAGGCACGGGAGCCGCTCCCCTGCGTATCCGCGACAATGTGGGTATTCCCATCGAACTGGCATTGGCCAGCGTCGACCAACGGCTTCGCCAGGAAGGTATCAGAGGCAATGTGAGTCTGGTTGTCGGTGGTTCGATCCGCAGCAGCAGCGATGTCATCAAAGCCATCGCCCTCGGTGCCGATGCCGTTTACATTGCAACCAGTGCCTTGGTTGCCCTGGGTTGCCACCTGTGCCGAACCTGCCACAGCGGCAAGTGCAACTGGGGTATCGCAACCCAGAATCCCGAGTTGGTCAAACGTCTGAATCCTGACGTGGGCAGCCAGCACTTGGTCAACCTCATCACAGCCTGGAACCATGAAATCAAGGAGATGATGGGAGGAATGGGGATAAACAGCATCGAGGCGTTGCGCGGAAACCGCTTGATGCTTCGGGGTATCGGGCTGAATGAGACGGAATTGAAAATTCTGGGCATCTCACATGCCGGACAGTAG
- a CDS encoding NAD(P)/FAD-dependent oxidoreductase has product MHYVMIGNSIASTACIEAIRTLDRESRITVIGEENHLCYSRPLISYLLQGKTDENRMTYRNQAFYEENKVTVLQGSCAASIDKASKTVALESGMSIAYDKLLLATGSSPFIPPIKGLGEVKNWFTFLTLDEAKRLQSHLRPDSRVLILGAGLIGLKCAEGILDKVHSVSVVDMASRVLPSVLDEQCSLLVREHLQSQGLRFYLGDSIRECTANEALLESGHAIGFDLLVIAVGVRANIKLAKEAGLQTNRGILIDEGGRTSEPDMYAAGDCTEGTEMIGGQKAVLALLPNAYLQGETAGTNMAGGEASFTKAVAMNSLSLCGLHLITVGRYEGESHLIACKNGYKRLFVKDNHLVGCILSGDAIHRAGIYTSILRNQVDLDSLDFDLICEEPLLMAFAKTVRQQHLGGPV; this is encoded by the coding sequence ATGCACTATGTAATGATCGGTAACTCCATAGCCAGCACAGCCTGTATTGAGGCAATCAGAACCCTCGACCGCGAGAGTCGGATCACCGTCATCGGGGAGGAAAACCACCTCTGTTACAGCAGACCTCTCATATCCTACCTTCTGCAAGGAAAAACCGACGAGAACCGTATGACCTATCGCAACCAAGCCTTTTACGAGGAAAACAAGGTTACGGTACTGCAGGGTTCATGTGCTGCAAGCATCGACAAAGCGTCGAAAACGGTTGCCTTGGAATCGGGAATGAGCATTGCCTACGACAAACTGCTTTTGGCAACCGGTTCCTCCCCCTTCATTCCTCCGATCAAGGGTTTGGGGGAAGTGAAAAACTGGTTTACCTTTCTCACCCTTGATGAAGCAAAACGTCTGCAATCCCACCTCAGGCCTGATAGCCGGGTGCTCATTCTCGGAGCCGGCCTTATCGGCTTGAAGTGTGCCGAGGGCATTCTTGACAAGGTACATTCGGTAAGCGTAGTGGATATGGCAAGTCGTGTCCTTCCAAGTGTACTCGATGAACAATGCTCGCTCTTGGTGCGTGAGCATCTCCAGAGCCAGGGCCTTCGGTTCTACTTGGGCGATAGCATTCGTGAGTGTACTGCCAACGAGGCTCTCTTAGAGAGCGGCCATGCCATCGGCTTCGATTTGCTGGTGATCGCGGTCGGGGTGCGGGCCAACATAAAGCTTGCAAAAGAGGCAGGACTACAAACCAATCGGGGCATACTCATCGACGAGGGAGGCAGGACCAGCGAGCCTGATATGTATGCCGCAGGAGACTGTACTGAAGGCACTGAGATGATAGGGGGGCAAAAAGCTGTGTTGGCATTGCTTCCCAATGCCTATTTGCAAGGAGAGACTGCAGGAACGAACATGGCTGGAGGCGAGGCCAGCTTTACCAAGGCCGTTGCCATGAATTCCCTTTCGCTATGCGGTCTCCACCTCATAACCGTTGGCCGGTATGAGGGAGAGTCACACCTCATTGCCTGCAAGAATGGGTACAAGCGACTATTCGTCAAGGACAACCACTTGGTTGGTTGCATTCTCTCAGGGGATGCAATCCATCGTGCTGGTATTTATACATCCATACTACGAAACCAAGTCGACCTCGATTCACTCGATTTCGACCTCATTTGCGAGGAACCCCTCTTAATGGCCTTTGCAAAAACTGTCCGACAACAGCACCTAGGAGGTCCAGTATGA